The following is a genomic window from Spirosoma foliorum.
CCCGTGCGTCGTCGGCAGAAGTGTCGGCTCAGGCTACTGAACTACGATCAGCCCCTGCACAGGAAGGTAAAACTGATAACCGTCTGTTTTCCAACGATAAGCTATGGATTTCGAACGCCTACCCTAACCCAGCCGATGATGTGGCTGAGTTAGACTATCAGTTCAGCGGCACGGCTACGGAAGCAAAGTTGGTCCTACTGAATATATTGGGAACACCTGTAGCTGGATATGAGCAGATAGAACTAGATCGTAATGATCGCAAAGTTCGGATTATTACCCGCCCGCTAGATACCGGGTATTATCTCTATCAGCTCACCGTTGATGGGAAGAAAGTAGCGACTAAACGCTTGCTTGTTCGCCATCAGTAATAGCCCGGCCTGATTTGTTAAAATAGTTTAAACAGCCTTATTTACTGTTTATTTTCAGCACTATCACAGGCTGCGTCGTCGTTAAAACGGTGTAGCCTGTATTTTTTTTGTATCTTTGCAAGCATATGCAACAACGTCATTTGGGTAAGATTCTGCTGGGAATTGGGGTAGTATTTTTACTGGGTTCGTGTAGCCCATTCTCAAAATTGCAGAAAAGTGGTAGCGATGATGCTAAGTACAAAGGAGCTATTGCTTATTATAAAAAAGGAGACTGGTACCGCGCTGGACTCCTGTTTGAAGAATTAATTCCTGTACTGAAAGGCAGTAATGAGTCGGAAATGGCTCAATTTTATTATGCGTATACACAGTATCAGCAAGGACAGTATTTGTTAAGCTCAACATTGTTCAAGAAGTTCTATGAAACCTTCGCCCGGTCAGATTATGCCCAGGAAGCCATGTATATGTACGCCTATTCGCTCTATCGCGATACGCCTTCCTTTAATCTGGATCAGTCGAATACCCTGACGGCAACATCAGCTTTACAGGATTTTATCAATGCCTACCCTGACAGTAAGTACCGGGATGACGCTACGAAGCAGATTCTGGATTTACGGGGTAAGCTGGAACGAAAAGCTTACGAAAAAGCCAAGCTTTATTATAAAACCAGCGGCTTTAACATCGCTTCCTATAAATCGTCGGTCATTGCTATTAACAACTTTCAGAAAGAATTCCCCGATTCTGAATACAATGAGGAATTGGCGTATCTGAAAGTGGATGCAGAATTTAGCCTGGCTCAAAATAGTTTGGAAAACAAGCAAAAGGAACGTTATCAGGAAGCGATTAGTTATCACCAGGCATTCATTGATAAGTATCCGAATAGTAAGTACCTGAAACAAGCCGAAAAAATGTTCGAGACCAGCCAGAAGGAAATCGATCGGTTGGATAAAGCAGAACAGGCACGTGAAAAGGAAAAAGAAAAGCTTAAGAATCTTCCGGCAAAAGTGACAGCCGCAAATTAAATTATGAATTGCGATTTACGAATTACGTTAATTATGGCTAGCCCAGGAATGTAATTTGAAATCGTACCGCTCCGGCGGCCCGGCTCGTAATTATTAAACCATAAATCAAAACATGGCCACAAATCAATCCATCATTACCCGAAATAACGATAAGATTGCCGCTCAAACGGGCAACTTATACGAATCGGTTTCGATCATCTCTAAACGTGCCCGGCAGATTGCCACCAAAAATAAAGAAGAGTTAAGCAACAAACTTTCCGAGTTTGTTTCGGCAGTTGACAACCTCGAAGAGGTTTTCGAAAACCGCGAACAAATTGAAATCTCGAAATTCTACGAGCGCATGCCGAAGCCAACTTCGATTGCTACGGATGAATTTCTGGAAGGAAAAGTTTACTGGCGTTCTAACGAAGAAGCTCAGCAATAAGCTTGCTTTGTTTTCTGTTTTCAGGACCGCACGGTAGATTCACCGTGCGGTTTTTAGTGTTTAACGATACCCACAATAAATAGTCTATGAGCATACACTCCTATTCTAGTGGGAAGTGAATGTGTATCGACGCTTGCCTAGCGACCTCCTAAATCCATGTCAATAGCGGGGAAACATATCCTTGTTGGTGTAACAGGCAGTATTTCAGCCTACAAATCGGCCCTGTTAGTTCGCCTGCTTGTTAAGGCAGGAGCCGAAGTTCAGGTTGTCATGACCGAAGCCGCTCAGGCTTTTATTACTCCATTGACTCTCGCTACCTTATCAAAGCGGCCAGCTCTGTCAACCTTCGTATCTTCCGAATCGGGGCAATCAGGCAATGGTAGCTGGAACAATCATGTAGAGTTGGGTTTGTGGGCAGATGCGATTGTTATCGCTCCTGCTTCGGCAAATACACTGGCTCGTTGCGCAACAGGTTTATGCAATAACCTATTGGCAGCGGTTTATTTGTCTACTCGATGCCCGGTATTTTTCGCGCCCGCTATGGATGTCGATATGTATCGTCATCCAACAACAGTCGAAAACCTGCGTCGACTCGAATCATTTGGCAATCACATTATCCAGGCTGAACACGGCGAATTGGCCAGTGGCCTAATTGGAGAAGGCCGACTCGCCGAGCCCGAAACGATTGTACAATTGCTCCACGAGTTTTTTGAGAAAAAAGACAGCCCTCAAGAAATAGGTAATTTGGCGGGGAAACGTGTTTTAATCACAGCGGGACCTACCCAAGAGCCCATCGATCCCGTCCGCTACATTAGCAATCATTCGACCGGAAAAATGGGGTATGCCATTGCCAGTGCTTTTGCGATGGCCGGAGCCATCGTCACGTTAGTTAGTGGCCCTACTACCCTATCAATCGCTCATCCAGGCATCCAGCGGATTCAGGTTCGATCAGCTCAGGAGATGTTTGAAGCTGCACTACTAGCTTTCGGTGAAGCCGACATCGTTGTACTAAGTGCGGCTGTTGCCGATTATACACCAGCTCACCCCGCCGATCGGAAAATCAAGAAAAAAGAAACCTTCTTTTCCCTCGAACTCACTAAAACCACCGACATTGCTGCCACGCTCGGAACCCAGAAACAACCCAATCAATTGATGATGGGATTCGCTCTGGAGACAGATAATGAGTATGAAAACGCAATAAAGAAACTTCATGCAAAGAATCTGGACTGGATTGTGCTAAATTCATTACGCGATGCTGGTGCTGGTTTTGGACACGATACGAATAAAATCACCGTTATTGACAAAGAGGGACAAACACACGAATTTGCGCTAAAATCGAAAGATGATGTGGCACAGGATTTGGTGAACTTAGTTGTCCAAAAGCTCAACCCGTTGCAAAGCCCTACCTAACCCTAATGCGCTCTCTATCATTTGTTTATAATGGAGAAAAAGCATAATTTATACAGCAAATCATTTCGAATGCGAACGGTACATACTCTATTTTTGCTACTCTTTTTGTCTGCCTTTGCTCAGGCACAAGAGTTGAACTGTCAGGTGACAGTTAACTCTGACCAGTTGTTTGCCCAGCAGAAAACAGATTTTGCCTACGTAAGCCAGTTGAAGGGCATCATTACGGAGTTTATGAACAACCGGCGCTGGAGCAACGAACAGTTTGCCGTTAACGAGCGTATTAACTGCTCCATGAACATCAACCTGGTGAAATCATTGTCGCAGGGAGTATTCGAAGCCACGGCCCAAATTGTTGTTACTCGCCCGGTTTATGGTACCAACTACGAAACGACCATTTTTAGCTACGTAGACCGGGCCTTCAACTTTGTTTACCTACCAACAACGCCGGTCTACTTTCGGGAAAATCAATTCTCAGACGACCTGACTTCGTTACTGGCTTACTATGCTAATGTCATTTTGGCCGTTGATTATGACACATTTAGCAAAGAAGGCGGGAGTCAGTTTATACAAAAAGCTTATAGCATTACGAATCTGGCTCAGCAGGGATCATCCAATGGGGCCTGGCAAGCCGGGGGTGACCGACGTAACCGGTATTGGCTCATCGAGAATCTGCAGAATCAGCAATTAATTCCTTTTCGCGATGGCATGTACACCTACCACCGCTTGGGATTAGATATGTTTGCAGGCAACCCCGTACAGGTACGAAAACAGATCCTTGATTTACTGGCTACGATTCGTACCATTGGCCTTCAGATGCCCAATTCGGTACTGCTTAATTCGTTTTTTGACGCTAAGTCGCAGGAACTCTATAATATTCTATTCGAAGGCACCCCTACCGAGCGTCAGAAAGCCTTCGATTTACTTTCGTATCTGGACCCGGCCAAGACAGAAAATTACCGAAAATTAATTCAGTGAGCGAACAACAACGACCACTATTCCTGTTACTTATGTATGGCTGCTTATTCCATTTAGTAGCTTAATCTGGTACTTGCTCACTGTTAACTGTTTCTGATTTTGTTATCGCATTTACTAATAAAAAACTATGCACTGATTGACGAACTCGAACTCATGCCCGACCGTGAGTTGAATATTATCACGGGCGAAACAGGAGCTGGAAAGTCAATCATGTTAGGGGCTATTGGGTTGCTGTTAGGTAACCGGGCAGATACCCGCGCTTTATATAATCCTGAACAGAAATGTGTTATTGAAGGTACATTTGGTGTAACTGGTTACGCCATCGAACGTATTTTCGATGAAGAAGAATTAGACTATTCCAATACCTGCATTGTTCGTCGGGAAATTAGTGTGAGTGGTAAATCGCGGGCGTTTGTCAATGACACACCGGTCAATCTGGAAACCCTTCGTCGGGTAACAAGCCAGATGATGGACATTCACTCTCAACACGATTCTGTTCTGCTTGGGTCTAATGAGTATCAATTGGAAATTATTGATACGTACGCCCAGAACGACAATTTATTACGCAGCTATCGTACTGATTATCAAACTTATCGAACGAAGAAGGCTGCTTATGATCAGTTGCAATCGGAAGCCGCGTCGATGCGAAAAGAGTTTGATTACAATAACTTTCTGTACGAAGAATTAGTCAAAGCACAACTGCAACCCGATGAGCAGGAATCGCTCGAACAAGAGTTGACAATTCTGGAGAATGCGGAGGAAATAAAGGAACGTCTGCAACTCGCCTACGAATACCTCGACAATACCGAACAATCCGTCATTGACTTTTTAAAGGGTGCGGTTAGTAATCTGGCCTACATCAGTAAGCTTTCGGATCAGTATGAACAATTGCAGCAACGGGCGCAAAGCAGTCTGATTGAGTTACGTGATTTAGCCGATGAAATCAGCACGGAGCAAGATCAGGTAGAAGTGGACGATGTTCGTGCGGAAACTATTCGCGAACGCCTGAATTTACTGTACCAACTCCAGACCAAGCATCAGGTTAAAGATGTGCAAGCCTTGATTGCTTTACGGAACGAATTGGCCCAGAAAGTGAGCAAAGTGCTGAACCTGGACGATGCCCTTGGCGAAGCCAAAGCACAAGCCTCAGCCGCATACGCTCAATTGCAAATCTCTGCCGAAGCCTTGTCGGCTTCCCGGCAAGCTGTGCTCTCCCCTATCGAGCAGGAAATTGGCACCTTGTTGTATGACTTGGGCATGCCAAACGCATCGCTAAAGATTCAGGCTGAAACAAGTAAACCAACCCTCGCGGGAGTCGATACGATATCGTTTTTGTTCAGTGCCAATAAGGGAATGAAACCTCAGCAACTGAAAAATGTGGCTTCTGGTGGTGAATTTTCGCGATTGATGATGGCGATTAAATATATTCTGGCTAGTAAACGATCACTACCGACTATTATTTTCGATGAGATTGATACGGGAGTATCGGGCGAAATTGCCATTAAAATGGGCAACATGATGCACGATATGTCGCACAGTCACCAGATTATTGCCATTACTCATCTCCATCAGATAGCCGGACAAGGCACTGCGCATTATTTCGTTTACAAAGATCACTCGTCCGACAAAACGGTTAGCCGAATTAAAAAACTAACGTTGGACGAACGCATCAACGAAATCGCCCAAATGATTGGTGGTAAAAATCCGTCGGCGAGCGTCCTCAAAAATGCTCGTGAAATCCTGAAAAAACGCGCAACAGTAAAGTAATGATGTATGGTGTAGGATGTATGATATAGATTCCCAAAATACATCATATACCCTATATCATATATCTTACCTCATATACCAATTATACATAACTCCATTCTATGAACAAAACTACACAGACACTTGCCATCTTAGTTGCCCTTAGCGGTGCTTTCTGGTCCTGTAATTCGGGAGAAGAGGCCGTTAAAAAGGCAGAAAACGAGGTATTTGCCATTCATGATGAGATTATGCCTAAAGTAATGGGCGATCTCGTCAAATTGAAGAAACAATTGAATCAGCGTGGCACATCGCTCGATAGCCTGAAGGCCAATGGCTCAGCCGCAGCCACCGTACGAGTCGATGAGGAAAAAGCACAAGTGACTCGACTGAACCAGGATCTGCTCGTTGCTGATAGCCTTATGAACAATTGGATGGCTCAATACAATGGCGATACACTCGCAAAACTCTCTTCCGACGAAGCGCTGAATTATCTGGCCGCACAAAAAGATCAAATTACGGATGTCAAGAAAAAAGTTAATACCAGCATTGAACAAGCCAAGCAGTTTTTGGAGAAAAAATAGTGGGTGGATTGTCGTAATTGGCTTTATTTCTTCTCTATGGGGCTGTGGTAATTCGTCGACGGATAAACTGCCTATTCTAGGCCAGCGGGAAGCTGTTACCAAGGTGGTGAATGGGAAAGAAGAGACAGACTCTGTCTATCAATCCATTCCGGATTTCAAATTCGTTAGCCAATATGGCGACACGGTAACGGCCCGAACACTCGACAATAAAATTTATGTAGCCGATTTCTTTTTTACCAGTTGTCCAACCATTTGTCCAAAAATGAAGGTGCAACTAAAGCGGGTTTACGAGAAATTCAAGGGCAATCCAGATGTCATGTTGTTATCGCATACCATCGACCCAGCACATGACTCGGTGGCTGTGCTGAAAGAGTTTGCGCAAAACTTAGGCGTAACAGGCCGTCAATGGCTGTTTGTAACTGGCGACCGCGACAAGATTTACGATCTCGGGCAGAGTAGTTATATGGTTACGGCACAGGCAGATAGCACAGCCCCCGGAGGTGTCATTCATAGCGGTGCATTTATTTTGGTCGACAAGGAAAAACACATACGAGGCATCT
Proteins encoded in this region:
- the porD gene encoding type IX secretion system protein PorD, whose protein sequence is MRTVHTLFLLLFLSAFAQAQELNCQVTVNSDQLFAQQKTDFAYVSQLKGIITEFMNNRRWSNEQFAVNERINCSMNINLVKSLSQGVFEATAQIVVTRPVYGTNYETTIFSYVDRAFNFVYLPTTPVYFRENQFSDDLTSLLAYYANVILAVDYDTFSKEGGSQFIQKAYSITNLAQQGSSNGAWQAGGDRRNRYWLIENLQNQQLIPFRDGMYTYHRLGLDMFAGNPVQVRKQILDLLATIRTIGLQMPNSVLLNSFFDAKSQELYNILFEGTPTERQKAFDLLSYLDPAKTENYRKLIQ
- a CDS encoding SCO family protein, whose translation is MVVIGFISSLWGCGNSSTDKLPILGQREAVTKVVNGKEETDSVYQSIPDFKFVSQYGDTVTARTLDNKIYVADFFFTSCPTICPKMKVQLKRVYEKFKGNPDVMLLSHTIDPAHDSVAVLKEFAQNLGVTGRQWLFVTGDRDKIYDLGQSSYMVTAQADSTAPGGVIHSGAFILVDKEKHIRGIYDGTTEAGVDKLMTDMTRLLAEYKP
- a CDS encoding DNA-directed RNA polymerase subunit omega, with translation MATNQSIITRNNDKIAAQTGNLYESVSIISKRARQIATKNKEELSNKLSEFVSAVDNLEEVFENREQIEISKFYERMPKPTSIATDEFLEGKVYWRSNEEAQQ
- a CDS encoding viral A-type inclusion protein, which codes for MNKTTQTLAILVALSGAFWSCNSGEEAVKKAENEVFAIHDEIMPKVMGDLVKLKKQLNQRGTSLDSLKANGSAAATVRVDEEKAQVTRLNQDLLVADSLMNNWMAQYNGDTLAKLSSDEALNYLAAQKDQITDVKKKVNTSIEQAKQFLEKK
- the recN gene encoding DNA repair protein RecN, which produces MLSHLLIKNYALIDELELMPDRELNIITGETGAGKSIMLGAIGLLLGNRADTRALYNPEQKCVIEGTFGVTGYAIERIFDEEELDYSNTCIVRREISVSGKSRAFVNDTPVNLETLRRVTSQMMDIHSQHDSVLLGSNEYQLEIIDTYAQNDNLLRSYRTDYQTYRTKKAAYDQLQSEAASMRKEFDYNNFLYEELVKAQLQPDEQESLEQELTILENAEEIKERLQLAYEYLDNTEQSVIDFLKGAVSNLAYISKLSDQYEQLQQRAQSSLIELRDLADEISTEQDQVEVDDVRAETIRERLNLLYQLQTKHQVKDVQALIALRNELAQKVSKVLNLDDALGEAKAQASAAYAQLQISAEALSASRQAVLSPIEQEIGTLLYDLGMPNASLKIQAETSKPTLAGVDTISFLFSANKGMKPQQLKNVASGGEFSRLMMAIKYILASKRSLPTIIFDEIDTGVSGEIAIKMGNMMHDMSHSHQIIAITHLHQIAGQGTAHYFVYKDHSSDKTVSRIKKLTLDERINEIAQMIGGKNPSASVLKNAREILKKRATVK
- a CDS encoding outer membrane protein assembly factor BamD codes for the protein MQQRHLGKILLGIGVVFLLGSCSPFSKLQKSGSDDAKYKGAIAYYKKGDWYRAGLLFEELIPVLKGSNESEMAQFYYAYTQYQQGQYLLSSTLFKKFYETFARSDYAQEAMYMYAYSLYRDTPSFNLDQSNTLTATSALQDFINAYPDSKYRDDATKQILDLRGKLERKAYEKAKLYYKTSGFNIASYKSSVIAINNFQKEFPDSEYNEELAYLKVDAEFSLAQNSLENKQKERYQEAISYHQAFIDKYPNSKYLKQAEKMFETSQKEIDRLDKAEQAREKEKEKLKNLPAKVTAAN
- the coaBC gene encoding bifunctional phosphopantothenoylcysteine decarboxylase/phosphopantothenate--cysteine ligase CoaBC; this encodes MSIAGKHILVGVTGSISAYKSALLVRLLVKAGAEVQVVMTEAAQAFITPLTLATLSKRPALSTFVSSESGQSGNGSWNNHVELGLWADAIVIAPASANTLARCATGLCNNLLAAVYLSTRCPVFFAPAMDVDMYRHPTTVENLRRLESFGNHIIQAEHGELASGLIGEGRLAEPETIVQLLHEFFEKKDSPQEIGNLAGKRVLITAGPTQEPIDPVRYISNHSTGKMGYAIASAFAMAGAIVTLVSGPTTLSIAHPGIQRIQVRSAQEMFEAALLAFGEADIVVLSAAVADYTPAHPADRKIKKKETFFSLELTKTTDIAATLGTQKQPNQLMMGFALETDNEYENAIKKLHAKNLDWIVLNSLRDAGAGFGHDTNKITVIDKEGQTHEFALKSKDDVAQDLVNLVVQKLNPLQSPT
- a CDS encoding T9SS type A sorting domain-containing protein, whose product is MKKFILIGVLTGLLTATIPLRAQVAPRDTDVRKGSRLELGRTSSPQKTSASRLPSQRFAIMPNPTLSGLDRSITLNKNSAINEHYRSLLLPNAGSKPTARASSAEVSAQATELRSAPAQEGKTDNRLFSNDKLWISNAYPNPADDVAELDYQFSGTATEAKLVLLNILGTPVAGYEQIELDRNDRKVRIITRPLDTGYYLYQLTVDGKKVATKRLLVRHQ